In Labrus bergylta chromosome 1, fLabBer1.1, whole genome shotgun sequence, one genomic interval encodes:
- the aip gene encoding AH receptor-interacting protein, translating into MEEEARKLLEEGIRKKLVSPGKGELSTFPNGTKVVFHYRTSLCDGTVLDDSRTMGDCSKPMELILGKKFKLAAWERVVITMRQGEVSEFTCDTKHTALYPLVSQSLRNISAGKDPLEGQRHCCGIAQIHSHHSLGHKDLDQLQASPQPLVFTIELLEVLPPGSFQLDVWAMTDKEKLELVPQIHEEGNMLFKQGQVKEASEKYYNGIACLKNLQMKEHPGDEAWVKLDLMITPLLLNYCQCKLLQGQYYEVIEHCTSLVFKYEDNLKAFYKRAKAHAAVWNETEARADFAKVLELDPSLEPSVAKELRAMEDRIRSKEKEEKGRYKGLFNKTPATATTG; encoded by the exons atggaggaggaggcacGCAAGCTTCTCGAGGAAGGGATAAGAAAGAAATTGGTCAGTCCCGGTAAAGGAGAGCTGTCGACTTTTCCAAATGGAACAAAG GTGGTTTTCCATTATCGCACCAGCCTGTGTGATGGCACGGTGCTGGATGATTCCAGGACCATGGGGGATTGCAGCAAACCCATGGAGCTCATCTTGGGCAAGAAGTTTAAACTAGCTGCTTGGGAGAGAGTGGTCATCACCATGAGACAAGGCGAGGTTTCAGAATTTACCTGCGACACCAAG CACACAGCACTCTACCCGCTAGTGTCACAGTCCCTGAGAAACATCAGTGCTGGTAAAGATCCCCTGGAAGGCCAGAGACATTGCTGCGGCATTGCCCAGATCCACTCCCACCACTCTCTAGGGCACAAGGATCTGGATCAGCTTCAGGCCAGTCCACAGCCTCTCGTCTTCACTATCGAGCTGCTGGAG GTTCTGCCTCCGGGATCTTTCCAGCTCGATGTTTGGGCTAtgacagacaaagagaaactCGAGCTTGTACCTCAGATCCATGAGGAGGGCAACATGCTTTTCAAACAGGGCCAGGTTAAGGAAGCCTCAGAGAAGTATTACAATGGCATCGCCTGCTTGAAAAATCTACAGATGAAA GAGCATCCTGGAGATGAAGCGTGGGTAAAGTTGGACCTCATGATCACACCACTGCTCCTCAACTACTGCCAGTGCAAGCTGCTACAGGGCCAGTACTACGAAGTCATCGAACACTGCACGTCTTTGGTCTTCAAATATGAGG ACAATTTGAAGGCCTTCTATAAGCGAGCGAAGGCCCACGCTGCAGTGTGGAACGAGACAGAGGCCCGGGCGGACTTCGCTAAAGTGTTGGAGCTGGACCCGTCTCTGGAACCATCTGTTGCCAAGGAGCTGAGGGCCATGGAGGACAGGATCCGCtccaaagagaaggaggaaaagggTCGCTACAAAGGGCTATTCAACAAAACACCTGCCACTGCCACTACA GGTTGA
- the LOC136179055 gene encoding mucin-2-like gives MDPPILLLLLAGLLGTASTTNSTTVNTTSPINITSSPINTTSSPINTASSPGSISATFKSVSQQTTSKSQSIKTTSSVNVTSPTVIITSTPVYDTSSMVNRAPTPVNQTSSPNQMTSASVNVTTPPVHLSSTQINLTTTLANTISPFLKATTPISNTISHVDVTSSSREMTSTQTNATSFLDNTTSLPSDKTSTTVMETSPPYSKTSPSIHLTSNPYNTSSSPTETSPITDSTSLTENPNSPNISSSPVNTTSPPLNATLPTDNVTSSSHHLTSSNVKASTQDVTMISPTSNGTPSTGHFSTKLLNETSAGAIKTTPSAKMTSLPVNATSTSINVTSFTVNKATPPLSQTAAGVTMTSSIAEITSLTTSATSPQANMTSTIVCVSSAPVTKSEAYTSNPVNYTSSPVNKTSPLVTITSQTGIVTSSLHPSAKTRDESSAGVTVTSPIAEMTSLNASATSQNANMPSTIVSIPSSPVTSEEFTSSPVNYTLSPVTASSPMTSPQVTMTSLLTRMTTTAISATSAQTITTTGAPTTTTTTAPPAEPKIKLEFKLQQTFTQELTNQSSPEFKKLNEQVTNTLNTVYSQKFGPTFNRTVVKGFSQGSVVVDAELIFNKVETLPNASSAADTLKTAASSSNFSISVNTSSITTTVVLAPTEAPATAAPSTQMKTTLASVNKTSPLASITSTTGIATSSIHPSTKTRDESSANVTMTSPIAEMTTLTTSATNVSIPSSPVTTSTTTTAPPAEPKIKLEFKLQQTFTKELTNRTSPEFKELNEQVTNALNTVYSQKFGLTFNRTVVKGFSQGSVVVDAELIFNKVATLPNASSAADTLKTAASSSNFSLSVNTSSITTTVVLAPTEASVVSTTLTNKTPSPETSPLVNMTSPPPVNMTSQQPVNMTSPPLNVTSPPVNIPSPSLNATSPPVNMTSPPPVEIISTPVNMTSPPLNMTSPPLNMISPPVNMTSPPVNMTSPPVNMTSPPLNMISPPVNMTSPPLNATSPRVNMTSPPPVNITSPLINMTSPPLNATSPRVNMTSPPPVNITSPLINMTSPPPVNIISTPVNMTSPPLNTTSLRVNMTSPPPVNRTSPPPLNMTSPPVNMTSPPPVNITSAPVNMTSPPFIATSPPVNMTSPPPVNITSPPVNMTSPPPVNMTSPHVNITSPPPVNITSPPVNMTSPPPVNMTSPPPVNITSPHVNMTSPPPVNITSPPVNMTSPPVNTTSPPVNMTSPPLNATSPVETGTSGQPVTTTGPATTSTPPQPIEPKIDLGFSLQQTFEQDLANKSSPAFKALEMQVTNSLNKVYSQRFGDSFNRTEVTGFRPGSIMVTALLIFNDVQTLPNASSAVDTLTTAVSGSNFSLPVNTSSISAAVVLAPTQAPATDAPTTLMSTTSPPETSQLVNMTSPPLNATSPPINMTSPPVNMTSPPPVNITSAPVNMTSPPFIATSPPVNMTSPPPVNITSPPVNMTSPPPVNMTSPHVNITSPPPVNITSPPVNMTSPPPVNMTSPPPVNITSPHVNMTSPPPVNITSPPVNMTSPPVNTTSPPVNMTSPPLNATSPVETGTSGQPVTTTGPATTSTPPQPIEPKIDLGFSLQQTFEQDLANKSSPAFKALEMQVTNSLNKVYSQRFGDSFNRTEVTGFRPGSIMVTALLIFNDVQTLPNASSAVDTLTTAVSGSNFSLPVNTSSISAAVVLAPTQAPATDAPTTLMSTTSPPETSQLVNMTSPPLNATSPPINMTSPPVNMTSPPLNATSLPVSMTSLHVNMTSPPPVNMTSAPVNMTSPPFNATSPSVNMTSPPPVNITSAPVNMTSPPFSMTSLPFNSTSPPVNMTSPPPVNITSAPVNMTSPPFNATSSPVNMTSPLLTSTAAPTPLQTVNITSATPNATAGQTAASEGTLGLQFSLNQTFTSDLLNTSSSEFQALASTVESQLNEVGRRLYGPSFICAKVNSFMSGSVVVSSTLTFTNQSSVPETSTATSQLSSELTSNSTLNVLAGSVTAVSSAATTTAPTAATTAAPSTLMRTTSPPGTSQLVNMTSPPLNATSPPINMTSPPVNITSPPVNMTSPPPVNMTSPPVNMTSPPPVNMTSPPVNMT, from the exons ATGGACCCCCCCATACTCCTTCTCCTATTAGCAG GACTTCTGGGAACAGCATCGACCACCAACTCGACAACGG ttaacacaacatcaccaatcAACATAACATCATCACCAATCAACACAACGTCATCACCAATCAACACAGCATCATCACCAGGCAGCATATCTGCAACATTCAAAAGTGTCTCACAACAAACCACTTCAAAGTCTCAATCAATCAAGACAACATCTTCAGTCAATGTAACCTCACCAACAGTCATAATAACCTCAACACCAGTGTATGACACCTCATCCATGGTCAACAGGGCCCCAACACCAGTTAACCAAACATCATCACCAAACCAAATGACCTCAGCCTCAGTCAATGTAACCACACCACCAGTCCATTTGAGCTCAACACAAATTAATTTAACAACTACACTTGCAAATACTATTTCACCATTCCTGAAAGCAACTACTCCAATAAGCAATACAATCTCACATGTTGATGTCACATCATCATCAAGAGAAATGACCTCAACTCAAACTAATGCAACTTCATTTCTAGACAATACAACCTCACTGCCAAGTGATAAAACCTCAACAACTGTCATGGAAACCTCACCTCCATACAGTAAAACATCACCATCCATCCACCTGACCTCAAACCCATACAATACCTCATCATCACCAACTGAAACCTCACCAATTACAGATTCAACGTCTCTAACAGAAAACCCAAATTCACCAAATATTAGCTCATCCCCAGTTAACACAACCTCACCACCACTCAACGCCACATTACCAACAGACAATGTAAcctcatcatcacatcaccTGACGTCATCAAATGTCAAAGCATCTACTCAAGATGTAACCATGATCTCACCAACAAGCAATGGAACCCCATCAACAGGTCACTTTTCTACAAAACTGTTAAATGAAACCTCTGCAGGTGCCATCAAGACTACACCCTCTGCCAAAATGACTTCACTGCCAGTCAATGCAACCTCAACTTCAATCAATGTCACCTCATTCACAGTCAACAAAGCCACACCACCATTGAGTCAAACCGCAGCAGGTgtcaccatgacatcatcaattGCTGAAATTACATCTCTAACCACCAGTGCAACTTCACCACAAGCGAACATGACCTCAACAATTGTCTGCGTTTCCTCTGCACCTGTCACTAAAAGTGAGGCATATACCTCAAATCCAGTAAATTACACTTCATCACCAGTCAACAAAACTTCACCATTGGTCACCATAACATCACAAACAGGCATTGTAACCTCATCCCTGCATCCATCCGCAAAAACTCGAGATGAAAGCTCAGCAGGTGTAACTGTGACTTCACCAATAGCTGAAATGACATCTCTTAATGCCAGTGCAACTTCACAAAATGCCAACATGCCTTCAACAATTGTCAGCATtccctcctcacctgtcactAGTGAGGAATTTACCTCAAGTCCAGTAAATTACACTTTGTCACCAGTCACTGCATCCTCACCAATGACCTCACCACAAGTCACAATGACCTCACTTTTGACTCGGATGACTACAACAGCAATAAGTGCAACCTCAGCACAAACAATTACCACAACCGGTGCACCAACCACGACAACTACAACTGCCCCACCAGCAGAGCCAAAAATTAAGTTGGAATTCAAGTTGCAGCAAACATTTACACAAGAACTTACAAACCAATCCTCGCCAGAGTTCAAGAAATTGAATGAGCAAGTAACCAACACA CTCAACACAGTCTATTCACAAAAATTTGGACCCACCTTCAATCGAACTGTCGTCAAAGGTTTCAG TCAAGGATCCGTTGTGGTAGATGCTGAGCTGATATTCAATAAGGTAGAAACACTACCAAATGCTAGCTCTGCAGCTGACACTTTGAAgactgctgcttccagctctaaTTTTTCTAtctctgtaaacacatcatCAATCACTACAACTG TTGTGTTGGCACCAACTGAAGCCCCAGCCACGGCTGCACCTTCAACACAGATGAAAACCACTCTCGCATCAG TCAACAAAACTTCACCTTTGGCCAGCATAACATCAACAACAGGCATTGCAAcctcatccattcatccatccacaaAAACTCGAGATGAAAGCTCAGCAAATGTAACCATGACTTCACCAATTGCTGAAATGACAACTCTGACGACCAGTGCAACAAATGTCAGTATACCTTCCTCACCTGTCACCACctctacaaccacaactgctccaccAGCAGAGCCAAAAATTAAGTTGGAATTCAAATTGcagcaaacatttacaaaagaaCTTACAAACAGAACTTCGCCAGAGTTCAAGGAATTGAATGAGCAAGTAACCAATGCG cTCAACACAGTCTATTCACAAAAATTTGGACTGACCTTCAATCGAACTGTCGTCAAAGGTTTCAG CCAAGGATCTGTTGTGGTAGATGCTGAGCTGATATTCAATAAGGTAGCAACACTACCAAATGCTAGCTCTGCAGCTGACACTTTGAAGACTGCAGCTTCCAGCTCTAACTTTTCCCTCTCTGTCAACACATCATCAATCACTACAACTG TTGTGTTGGCACCAACTGAAGCCTCAGTTGTCTCTACAACACTGACAAACAAAACTCCCTCACCAG AAACTTCACCGCTGGTCAACATGACCTCACCACCACCTGTCAACATGACCTCACAACAACCTGTAAACATGACCTCACCACCACTCAACGTAACCTCACCGCCTGTCAACATACCCTCACCATCGCTCAATGCAACCTCACCACCTGTCAACATGACTTCACCACCACCTGTAGAAATAATATCCACACCTGTCAACATGACCTCACCACCACTCAACATGACCTCACCACCACTCAACATGATCTCACCACCAGTCAACATGACCTCACCACCAGTCAACATGACCTCACCACCAGTCAACATGACCTCACCACCACTCAACATGATCTCACCACCAGTCAACATGACCTCACCACCACTCAATGCAACCTCACCGCGTGTCAACATGACCTCACCACCACCTGTAAACATAACCTCACCACTCATCAATATGACCTCACCACCACTCAATGCAACCTCACCGCGTGTCAACATGACCTCACCACCACCTGTAAACATAACCTCACCACTCATCAACATGACTTCACCACCACCTGTAAACATAATATCCACACCTGTCAACATGACCTCACCACCACTCAACACAACCTCACTGCGTGTCAACATGACCTCACCACCACCTGTAAACAGAACCTCACCACCACCTCTAAACATGACCTCACCTCCAGTCAACATGACCTCACCACCACCTGTAAACATAACCTCAGCGCCAGTCAATATGACCTCACCACCTTTCATTGCAACCTCACCACCTGTCAACATGACCTCACCACCACCTGTAAACATAACCTCACCACCAGTCAACATGACCTCACCACCACCTGTCAACATGACCTCACCGCATGTCAACATTACTTCACCACCACCTGTAAACATAACCTCACCTCCAGTCAACATGACCTCACCACCACCTGTAAACATGACCTCACCACCACCTGTCAACATAACCTCACCGCATGTCAACATGACCTCACCACCACCTGTAAACATAACCTCACCACCAGTCAACATGACCTCACCACCAGTGAACACAACCTCACCACCTGTAAACATGACTTCACCACCACTCAATGCAACCTCCCCAGTAGAAACTGGAACATCAGGACAACCAGTTACAACAACTGGTCCAGCTACTACATCAACACCTCCACAACCAATAGAACCAAAGATTGATCTGGGATTTAGTTTGCAGCAAACGTTCGAACAAGATCTGGCAAACAAATCCTCACCAGCTTTCAAAGCGTTAGAGATGCAAGTCACCAACTCA CTCAATAAGGTATACTCACAAAGATTTGGAGATTCCTTCAATCGAACTGAAGTCACAGGTTTCAG GCCAGGATCTATTATGGTGACTGCTTTGCTGATCTTCAATGATGTGCAAACACTGCCAAATGCTAGCTCTGCAGTGGACACTTTGACGACTGCTGTTTCCGGCTCTAATTTTTCCCTCCCTGTCAACACATCATCTATTAGTGCAGCTG TTGTGTTGGCACCAACTCAAGCTCCTGCCACAGATGCCCCTACAACATTAATGAGCACAACTTCTCCACCAG AAACCTCACAACTGGTCAACATGACATCACCACCACTCAATGCAACCTCACCCCCCATCAATATGACCTCACCACCTGTCAACATGACCTCACCACCACCTGTAAACATAACCTCAGCGCCAGTCAATATGACCTCACCACCTTTCATTGCAACCTCACCACCTGTCAACATGACCTCACCACCACCTGTAAACATAACCTCACCACCAGTCAACATGACCTCACCACCACCTGTCAACATGACCTCACCGCATGTCAACATTACTTCACCACCACCTGTAAACATAACCTCACCTCCAGTCAACATGACCTCACCACCACCTGTAAACATGACCTCACCACCACCTGTCAACATAACCTCACCGCATGTCAACATGACCTCACCACCACCTGTAAACATAACCTCACCACCAGTCAACATGACCTCACCACCAGTGAACACAACCTCACCACCTGTAAACATGACTTCACCACCACTCAATGCAACCTCCCCAGTAGAAACTGGAACATCAGGACAACCAGTTACAACAACTGGTCCAGCTACTACATCAACACCTCCACAACCAATAGAACCAAAGATTGATCTGGGATTTAGTTTGCAGCAAACGTTCGAACAAGATCTGGCAAACAAATCCTCACCAGCTTTCAAAGCGTTAGAGATGCAAGTCACCAACTCA CTCAATAAGGTATACTCACAAAGATTTGGAGATTCCTTCAATCGAACTGAAGTCACAGGTTTCAG GCCAGGATCTATTATGGTGACTGCTTTGCTGATCTTCAATGATGTGCAAACACTGCCAAATGCTAGCTCTGCAGTGGACACTTTGACGACTGCTGTTTCCGGCTCTAATTTTTCCCTCCCTGTCAACACATCATCTATTAGTGCAGCTG TTGTGTTGGCACCAACTCAAGCTCCTGCCACAGATGCCCCTACAACATTAATGAGCACAACTTCTCCACCAG AAACCTCACAACTGGTCAACATGACATCACCACCACTCAATGCAACCTCACCCCCCATCAATATGACCTCACCACCTGTCAACATGACCTCACCACCACTCAACGCAACCTCACTGCCTGTCAGCATGACCTCACTACATGTCAACATGACCTCACCACCACCTGTCAACATGACCTCAGCGCCAGTCAATATGACCTCACCACCTTTCAATGCAACCTCACCATCTGTCAACATGACCTCACCACCACCTGTAAACATAACCTCAGCGCCGGTCAATATGACCTCACCACCTTTCAGCATGACCTCACTACCTTTCAATTCAACCTCACCACCTGTCAACATGACCTCACCACCACCTGTAAACATAACCTCAGCGCCGGTCAATATGACCTCACCACCTTTCAATGCAACCTCATCACCTGTCAACATGACCTCACCACTTCTCACatcaacagctgcaccaacccCATTACAGACTGTGAATATTACATCAGCTACTCCCAATGCTACAGCTGGTCAAACTGCAGCTAGTGAGGGAACCCTGGGTCTTCAGTTTAGTCTCAACCAAACATTTACATCAGATCTCTTAAACACATCTTCCTCAGAGTTTCAGGCTTTAGCTTCAACAGTGGAGTCACAG TTAAATGAAGTGGGTCGCAGACTATATGGACCAAGCTTTATCTGCGCCAAAGTTAACTCATTCAT GAGTGGATCAGTGGTTGTCAGCTCAACCCTCACGTTCACGAATCAAAGTTCAGTTCCTGAAACAAGCACTGCTACCTCACAACTCAGCAGTGAACTAACTAGCAACTCAACTCTGAACGTTTTAGCAGGCAGTGTGACTGCAG TTTCTTCAGCTGCCACTACCACAGctccaacagcagcaacaactgctGCCCCTTCAACATTAATGAGAACAACTTCTCCACCAG GAACCTCACAACTGGTCAACATGACCTCACCACCACTCAATGCAACCTCACCCCCCATCAATATGACCTCACCACCTGTCAACATAACCTCACCACCTGTCAACATGACCTCACCACCACCTGTCAACATGACCTCACCACCTGTCAACATGACCTCACCACCACCTGTAAACATGACCTCACCACCTGTCAACATGACC
- the LOC109994121 gene encoding 5-hydroxytryptamine receptor 4: protein MDNVSLGLVADTNTSLQDELYSCHTLRNQASRIFLYAFLSVGIVCTVVGNFLVVLSIAYFKQLQSPTNSFVMSLAVADCLVGLVVMPYSMIRTVEGCWYFGVPFCGLHSSLDVMLCTASIFHLSCIAFDRYYAVCNPLVYSLKMSHCRVTFFIVVCWVVPMLISFGPIMLNLHIAGVNIVLPNNVCVFLVNRVYAVMASLVAFYLPMAIMLIAYWKIFKAAKRQAMQISAMESQMAAGVGKDSSKKQKHRNTMKRERKAAKTLGIIMGVFLLFWMPFFTVNIVDPFIDYSTEGVVWDIFLWLGYINSSLNPFLYGFFNRSFRRAFLMFIGCRVFLPGSSPWMELSHTRKEANERADKR from the coding sequence ATGGATAACGTCAGCTTGGGATTGGTCGCTGATACCAACACATCTCTTCAGGATGAACTTTACTCCTGTCACACATTGAGGAACCAGGCCTCTCGTATTTTCCTGTATGCCTTCCTCTCTGTTGGCATTGTCTGCACAGTGGTGGGGAACTTCCTGGTGGTCTTGTCTATTGCCTACTTCAAGCAATTGCAGTCGCCCACAAACTCCTTTGTCATGTCCCTGGCAGTGGCTGACTGCCTTGTTGGACTGGTGGTGATGCCTTACAGTATGATTCGGACTGTGGAGGGATGCTGGTACTTTGGTGTTCCTTTTTGTGGGCTTCACTCCAGTCTGGATGTCATGCTCTGCACTGCCTCCATATTCCATCTGAGCTGCATTGCCTTTGACCGCTACTATGCCGTCTGTAACCCCCTTGTATACTCTTTAAAGATGTCCCACTGTCGGGTCACTTTCTTTATTGTTGTGTGTTGGGTTGTACCCATGCTTATTTCCTTTGGCCCCATTATGCTTAATCTCCATATCGCAGGTGTTAACATTGTGCTCCCTAACAATGTGTGCGTGTTTTTAGTCAACCGTGTTTATGCTGTCATGGCCTCCTTGGTAGCCTTTTACTTACCAATGGCTATCATGCTAATAGCCTACTGGAAGATCTTTAAAGCTGCCAAAAGGCAGGCCATGCAGATCAGCGCCATGGAAAGCCAGATGGCTGCTGGAGTGGGCAAGGACTCGAGTAAGAAACAAAAGCACCGGAACAccatgaagagagaaaggaaggcAGCTAAAACTTTGGGTATCATCATGGGTGTTTTCCTTCTCTTCTGGATGCCCTTCTTTACAGTCAACATTGTAGACCCCTTCATTGACTACAGCACCGAGGGTGTTGTTTGGGATATATTTTTGTGGCTAGGATATATCAACTCGTCTCTTAATCCCTTCCTTTATGGTTTCTTCAACCGTTCCTTCCGTAGGGCTTTCCTCATGTTCATTGGCTGCAGGGTCTTCCTGCCAGGATCCTCCCCTTGGATGGAGCTATCTCACACCAGGAAAGAGGCAAATGAGCGTGCAGATAAACGATAG
- the LOC109994142 gene encoding transcriptional regulatory protein AlgP encodes MTSPPFNATSSPVNMTSPPLTSTAAPTPLQTVNITSATPNATAGQTAASEGTLGLQFSLNQTFTSDLLNTSSSEFQALASTVESQLNEVGRRLYGLSFVRAKVNSFMSGSVVVSSTLTFTNQSSVPATSTATSQLSSELTSNSTLNVLAGSVTAGSTAATTAAPTAATTAATTAAPPAATTAAPSVAATTAAPSAAAATTAAPPAATTAAPTAAATTAAPPAATTAAPSVAATTAAPSAAPPAATTAAPTAAATTAAPPAATTAAPSVAATTAAPSAAPPAATTAAPTAAATTAAPPAATTAAPSVAVTTAAPTAAATTAAPPAATDSPTSSEGTLGLQFSLNQTFTSDLSNPSSTAFQTLATTVVTEVNKVCVRVFGPSFRRSIVNSFTSGSVVVASTLVFNSSSSVPATSSATSLLSRELTSNSTSLNIIAGSVSTQATSTSNSLRPTMGSLVVLIVTLLTVAQMLMDL; translated from the exons ATGACCTCACCACCTTTCAATGCAACCTCATCACCTGTCAACATGACCTCACCACCTCTCACatcaacagctgcaccaacccCATTACAGACTGTGAATATTACATCAGCTACTCCCAATGCTACAGCTGGTCAAACTGCAGCTAGTGAGGGAACCCTGGGTCTTCAGTTTAGTCTCAACCAAACATTTACATCAGATCTCTTAAACACATCTTCCTCAGAGTTTCAGGCTTTAGCTTCAACAGTGGAGTCACAG TTAAATGAAGTGGGTCGCAGACTATATGGACTAAGCTTTGTTCGCGCCAAAGTTAACTCATTCAT GAGTGGATCAGTGGTTGTCAGCTCAACCCTCACGTTCACGAATCAAAGTTCAGTTCCTGCAACAAGCACTGCTACCTCACAACTCAGCAGTGAACTAACTAGCAACTCAACTCTGAACGTTTTAGCAGGCAGTGTGACTGCAG GTTCTACAGCTGCCACTACCGCAGctccaacagcagcaacaactgctGCCACTACTGCAGCTCCACCGGCAGCAACAACTGCTGCTCCTTCTGTAGCtgcaacaacagctgccccttctgcagctgctgccactactgcagctccaccagcagcaacaacagctgcccctactgcaGCTGCCACTACTGCAGCTCCACCGGCAGCAACAACTGCTGCTCCTTCTGTAGCtgcaacaacagctgccccttCTGCAGCTCCACCGGcagcaacaacagctgcccctactgcaGCTGCCACTACTGCAGCTCCACCGGCAGCAACAACTGCTGCTCCTTCTGTAGCtgcaacaacagctgccccttCTGCAGCTCCACCGGcagcaacaacagctgcccctactgcaGCTGCCACTACTGCAGCTCCACCGGCAGCAACAACTGCTGCTCCTTCTGTAGCTGTaacaacagctgcccctactgcaGCTGCCACTACGGCAGCTCCACCGGCAGCAACAGATTCTCCAACATCCAGTGAAGGAACTTTGGGTTTACAATTTAGTCTCAACCAAACTTTCACATCAGACCTCTCCAACCCATCCTCAACAGCTTTCCAGACTTTAGCTACAACGGTGGTCACAGAG GTAAACAAAGTCTGTGTAAGGGTCTTTGGACCATCTTTCAGACGCTCCATTGTGAACTCATTCAC GAGTGGATCAGTGGTTGTCGCCTCAACACTTGTGTTCAACAGTTCAAGCTCAGTACCTGCAACAAGCAGTGCAACTTCACTTCTCAGTCGTGAACTTACAAGCAACTCAACATCCCTGAACATTATTGCTGGCAGTGTCTCTACAC AGGcaacatcaacatcaaacaGTCTAAGGCCTACAATGGGCTCATTGGTAGTCCTAATAGTAACACTGCTGACTGTGGCTCAGATGCTGATGGACTTGTAA
- the cdk2ap2 gene encoding cyclin-dependent kinase 2-associated protein 2, producing the protein MSYKPIAPAPSGSNHTPPGSSVPSPSLPSSSNFRPAFSDFGPPSMGFVQPVKVSQGSTYSELLSVIEEMSREIRPTYAGSKSAMERLKRGIIHARALVRECLAETERSART; encoded by the exons ATGAGCTACAAACCCATTGCTCCTGCGCCTTCTGGCTCTAACCATACACCTCCAG GCTCTTCTGTGCCGTCTCCATCTCTACCCTCATCTTCAAACTTTCGGCCGGCTTTCAGCGACTTCGGTCCGCCCTCCATGGGCTTTGTTCAG CCTGTCAAAGTGTCTCAAGGGTCCACCTACagtgagctcctctctgtcatTGAGGAGATGAGCCGCGAGATCAGGCCAACATACGCAGGGAGTAAGAGCGCCATGGAGAGGCTAAAGAGAG GTATAATCCACGCTCGTGCACTGGTCAGGGAGTGTCTGGCAGAGACGGAGAGAAGCGCCCGCACATAA